AGGATGCTTAGTATTATCACTGATATTCCTCAATACCGAAATGTGCACAGGGCCTTGAACTACAAGGTCACCTGTGAAGAACCTTTTTCGTGAGCACCCTTGTTACTGCCGACATTTTGAAGACAAGGTTGAACTGATAGAAGATGAACAAGGTAGGATTGGGAACAAAAAAGACAAGGTTGAACTGATCAAGTATGAACAAGTCGAACATCATTAAGTATGGTAACAACAAAGTTTATGAAGTAGAGGTTGACAAGCTCAAGGGCTATGAGCTTCGCCAATATAACAGACTACAAAGTACATGGATGATAGCAACGACACCTTATTAGCTTGACTTGATTGAAGAAAAGGTTGACAATGAGGATGACCACACCTTATAGGATCCCATTGTAATTAATTACACGCATGTTTAGCAAATGACTTTATTATTAACTTGTAAAGTTTTGAATAGTTGTAGAGCTAGTTGGTTTATTATGACTTATGAGTCTGTCATTCTGTTTCAGGGCTGTAACGGCTAATCAGTTGATTAGTGTTAGCCTTTTTCAGTATAAATAGCAGAGGTACTTGTACAGATTGCAGTAGAATTggttttctctccaattttccTATCTCAATTCTCTTTGTTTCATTTCTTGTATGTGCAATACTGCAATATGGTATTAGACCTGGTCATGATCTATGACCATGACTCTCATTGCAAAGAATAAGCTTTGCTTTGTTGATAAATCAATTCCTCAACCTACTAATGAGTCTGCACCAGAATTCAAATGCATGGATTTGCTGTATCAACATGGTGACAACAGCTGTTGAATTCCCCATCCAAAGAGAGAGCTTCCGCTTTTACAACACGAGTTCCGTTTAATAATACATGTTCAAATCCTTTTTGTTGGATTCTTTCATTAACAATTGATCTATGGATGCTAATGATTATACATATAAAGTGCTTAAGATAAACCATATCCTCTTGGCGCCACTGCATATCAAGATTCCTTCATCCGATCTGTCTTTGTTGGTTGAATCTCATTGAAATGTTGACGTTCTTTACTGTAGTTGAGAACTTACTAAGGCAGCTTTGTTTTCCGCTCTTCAGGATAAGAAACGAGATTAGACCATAGATATGCCCTGTTCTTTAATCAAGCTATTTTGCCAGCTAGTCTTGTAATTGATGAATATGTGCCAACGCAAGCACAGACCAAACCCACACTTATAACCAACATGCAACTTGCAATCTGAAAAAGAATGTCAAGAATTGATTTAGTCATGGAACGGGTTACAATATAAGACATAGAATAATTACTTCTATGATATTGAATTCTTACCTTCAACTTCGTCAATTTACCTCTGAGTAATTTAAGATAACAAGCGCATGGAAAGATAAGAGCCTGccatgaaaaattatatagatAATTTATTCAAAGTTCCCCATGTTTATAGGCTATAACTATGACGAATTAAAATTGAGGTATACATATGAAGAGAGGACTTACAATTAACATTGCAAGTAAAGATCCTATTAATGCCATCACGATAGCTGCAGTCCAATTGACAAAAAACAGCTTAGCAGACAACGGACGACTCCTATCAATGTTTGATGTAATTCTATTTTGATTACGATTCATATCAATGTTTTAGTAAATCTCAAATTACACCATTTAACtttaacatgtttttaattCAGTCCTTTAAGTTCCATTTTTTCAATGTCTTTGTAACTACCATCGTTTCTAATGTAGTTCTTCTGTCCGATCTGAACCATCAAATCCGCCAAAATGACACCCAAAAATATTAAACTTAACAGCAAAATTGGACAGAATTATACAGAATGACTAAATTGAAaacatattaaattaaaatattggactaaattaaaatattatcaagAGCCTTATAGCTTAATTGGCACATCTCTCATATTTTTTGTCCTTACAAGCTTAGAACACAAATTCAGGACTCAGGTATCAaagaaacatttattttttgggtaagaaaACGAACATTCAAAACCAACGTAGATAAGCAGCGCAAGAGACGCTCACCGAAAAAGGGAACAGTCAATGCCACTGCCAAagttgaaaatactaaaattgtTCTGATGAGAAGCACTACACTGTAAGATCTAAGCTGGGCTTGAGGCAAGAGTTCCTCTATACTCATTGTGATGGGTGTCAGTGTCAAGGCATACTTTGTCAGTGGGTTCACAACCTATAAAATCCATTAATCGCATGATGATACTGTgcagaaaatataaattcagaaaaactaaataaataaaaatgtgttttctatcATACCATGGTCCAGACTGCAATTTTAGAAGCAAGATATTCGCTGGGCATGTTTAAAGTGAACTGAGATTCGATTGAGTCACCAAACATTAGAAAGCCACATATTGCTACCCCAGTGCACATAATGAAGCAAAAAATAAAGCTGTGGCAGAGGAAACAAATATTAGCAAAGCTGTCATGCAATTAGGGGCGTGGGGGGTTGGGGAGGGGATTTTCATTACTTTATAAAGGAGGCAAATGATCTTGGAAATTcttgaaaataatgtaatttttcaattaagGAATATGTCATTTCTTTCCTCATAAGGTTTATGTATAGAACCATCCAAAAATGTTAATTGAGACAACATTGTGAatagtttcattaaaaaaaaggacaatgttTGGTCACCTGACTATTAAAACTGATGGAAATCGTGACGGTTCTTTCATTGAAGAATAGATATTTGGAAAAACCGAATGGCCAGCATAGCTGAATCCAAAGATACCAATTGTAACAGATAGGTTTGTGAGGTCTAAAGCTGTTCCACTTGGGTGAAATCCAACTTGGTCCACCACTCCAACCCATAATAAACAAAGTGCCACCAGGATTGATGCAACTACTCCTCCTCCTGAACACACAGCATTTAAGACCAGCAGCTAAGCAAAATAtacaacttaaaaataaataaatgaaagcaataagATGGATAAGAAAACCTGAAAGGTATGAGAGCAAGCTCAGATTTTTAAGCCAAACAGTTGGAAGAACAATAAGAGTAGATGTGATTGCAAAAACTTGATGAGATTCAAGATGGATTCCAGCAAGACTGATATAGGTATCTGGGAACAATGATGCCAAGTTATCGCTCATCATAATAATGTATTCCACACAAGAAGCCTGTAAACCACAGCTATTCACCATTCAGAGCATAAGAAAGGCAAGGGACCAAAAAAGGTAGAGAAAACTGTGAAATACATATTAGGGAAGAATTTTTTGCACTTACATATAGTTCTACATACAAAAATATCTGCATTGGAACAAAACCAAGTGTCAATTAGGCTTCCAAACAGCAAAGGTTTCTGCTTGTAGATGCAAGCTCAATGGTAGTCATGCTTGttatatgtgcatacataacaacaTTTAATATATGCTTATATATACAAGCATGCTTATTTAAAAATTGGCCATTTCATATTCATATTGGACTTACAGCTATCCCTAATCGACCAGCTAACCCAAAAGCAGCCTGCCCTATATCTGGGTAGGTTTTGAGTCCAGGAGAGCTTTCTAAACATTCCTTCAATAAAACTCCAGTATAGCAACAAAAGACAGCGAATATCACGAGAAAGATAAGGCTCAACCACCCTCCTTCTTTGATTGCATATGGAGTTGTAAGGAGTCCTATGCCGCATAGAATATTGATTCCTGCATATAAGGAAATGAGGATCTTTTTTCAGAGGAAACTATGGAGATAGAATTGTAATAATTGTTGAACCAATGAGATTAGCCTCAACAATGTATACATTAAGAAGTggagaaaaaaatagtttaaaaaaggaTTTGAAGTAGATCGATGAGGAAGACTTGAAGGACATGGGAATGGATTGTAGATATGAAGTCCATAATTAAAGCTCTAATGAAAGTACAAGGAATATAACTGCATGCTAATTGTTATATactatatatcaaaataaatttaaaaaaaaaaaaaaacaaatgcttGATGAACACTAGttgttatattaattttgttaaaattaattgtTAGGGAAATAGTTGAAGGGTGTCAACTATATTtctgttataatttttcaatgagaagtTTGGGCAATAAAGAGGTTTCTAACAAATTAAATCCCTGACAGAATGAAGAATCAATTTGGTTTATACATAGTGATAAAACTAAAGAGAAAGGGAGTCACTAATGATTCTTTTTTACCATTAATGACTGATTGAGAAAATGAACACTGCTCCTGCGGTGGTGGCAATCCACTGATAGAAAGTTTGGAGTAAGTAGATGCAGATAACTTCACAGGTGGTGTGGTAGGATCTTCAGAAATGAGAGGTTTACTCAGCGAAGAATCACGCTCCAATGGTTGTGGCTGTGGCCTCTTGTATGCTGTGGAAAGAAAGCTACTTACTCCTGTCAAGCTAGGCCCCCTTAGAAAACTAATGGAGGGTGGGGTAACACTTGTAAACATGTCCATAGACTGCCTGCACAGATTTAACAAAGGGAAGTCAATATGTTATGATACAATCGgcttaatctttcttttttgttgcttCTTAACTCTACCTGTAATATTAATCTGTTATAAATTATTGGTTCATGCCACTAAATTAAGATTAGAAAAGTACTTTTTCTTGCTcatattaaacaaaaatcaaagaattgattTATTATTGTGCCTTTTTGCTTTCATAGTGATGCTAATAACAAGAAGACATGCCAATGCCTATGATGATGGGAGTTAAATTCGCCATTTTTGCCTTTGCACCCCTCAAACTGAGAGAACATGAAACCTCACCAAGGACCAAGGTATCAGGAAATTCAAGGGAACTCCTAATGGGGATAGAACTCAGGATGTTTGGGTCTACAACTCATCCCAAGCCTCCATCCACTAGCTGCACCCTAACGAGTACCTAATACCCTAAAATCTTGACCTTTTTAACTTAAAGCAGTTCAATGCAAGAAGCACAATTTTTGTTGAACTGCCAACAAAGAAGAATTGTCattgaaaattcaaatctgagtctttttttcatttcacaaCAGCGAATTATCTTTTTAGCTTCAGCTCTTGACATTTTGCTAGCAAATTAAATACATGAAATAAGAGGGGAGAAAAAACGTAAATATAGTACCTGTAGCTTTGAGGCCATGGGATGTCCATGGCGTTATCAGATTGACTTGGTGAGGAACCTGTGGCCTCAGATTCAGTCTCGTCCTCATTCTCACCTATTGTTTTGGCCTGgttttcttcatcatcagagTTCCACTCGTCCACGAGGTCCCGACCCAATTCTTCGTCCACTTTCATCCCTTTTCTCCTCGTGGATTCAAACACCATATACAAACACCACCTTATATAGAACAGTTTCTATATCTCTTGATACCTCACGTTAAGGTTTCACAGGGGGAAAAACTCGTTCTACTGCCAAACACAACCTTATACTGTTTTGGCTTGGATTGGTTTCAAGTACCTAAGGATGCCGAGCTAATCGGGGATCCTAGTTTATAGTAAAGATATGCGTGAGAAATATAGGTGGCTAAGATCTTGTGTGAGTGTACACGCGttgttgtttttagttttactatgAATAGATACCATGCATGTGAAAGATACGAGGAGATCCGATGTTGGAGCtgtacatgttttttttttttttttgtccaaattCGACAAAGTTTCATTGTTATTAGGATGCCAATGGTATAGTCAGATTTggtaatatattttataaggaaattaGATGCCAAATTGCCACTAGTAAAGCCAGATTTGgtattattttataaggaaattaGGATGCCAATGACAAAGGTAATCGTATAGTCAGATTTGGTATCATTTTATTACACTTTCAGACTTTTTGTTAAGAATAGTGTTTATTTCACACACAACTGTAACACACACCATTACGATTCAGCTTAACATGTTTTAAACTAAATCATGACATCAATACAAAGTATGTGTGTGGTTGTGTACAACATCAGAGTATGCACTGATATTTAACATTTTGTTAATCTTTCTTAGCTAGATGCTAGTAAATGAGGACCATGAGCTAGAAGAATGACCCAGGTTTTATGCCGCAAAAAAAGAGGACCAAGGATATTAGGCAAGTTCATTATGTAGCCAAACGAGATTACAAATGAGGACTATGACCTCTTGGCTTTTCAAAAATCCTCCCCCCTtgtatttttggtaaaaataaataatcttggACATAAATTCCATTAATGGCCCCTCTTagattttcactaaaaatatgtaatatatttataaaattgactaatgtattttttattctctctaaTTACTCTTATGTCATACATAACCCAttaaattaaagtgtatttaatgtataccatacataatttaattatatcttatttttattaaattgacttgtatatttttagacatgtcaagacttatcttttttttttttttttttgcaaagatGTAAAGACTTATTTgatgtaaatatttttgtttacgtaagaaaatatcatatgttaaatcaaaattacaaatgtaGGGTCtatttttggggcccaggcccagcagATAGGTGATTCTGGCCCAAAgagccctagacaatgaatttgtagagaacgGATTACAGAACTAGGCCTTAACGAAGTGAGCGTTAGTTAATTTTGGATCATGCAGTGATTGCAcgtaagaatatctcctttatgtcCACGGGATGttcggtccgaggagacgtggGGGGTGCACTTCTGTTCCTGATCAAAGGCTatagtctttctctctctctctctctccttctttcttcttcctttttttcgaTCCCCCCTTCATGGGGAtgcccttctcttatatagtcTCCTTAAAGTAATCAGAGCCTTACATTTGTCGATCATCTGggccttcacttgagtgcccatcccatcggacatctaccctacctttctgtgagttgtagtggccaaggtaacactgttcgcctgtcctctccacattaatgtggccagaaaagtagcttccCTGCATTTAATGCTGCAGTTGTGGTCTCCTCCTGGACATCCTATATTCTCTTCCTTCTCCCAGCTTTGTGAGGCTCATCCTTACTACCAATATTCGTTGGAGTGATTCCTTATTATGGATAGGGTGCATGTTTGGTCCGTATTTGGCACATCCGAGGAGACATTCATCCTcgaaccttttttttaaataagtttggacTCATCAGTGTTGGGCCGGAAGTCCTTTTGGCGCCCCACTTTCTCCTCGGCCGTGGCTGGACTCTGTATGGGGCCCAAGACCCATTGTTTGATttgggaattttacccctaCAACAAACATTCCATGTAtaagtaataattaataaataaatattatatatgtgtgtacaAAATAAAACTATCATGTTGATAtacaattcaagaaaaattcaaggtaagataaa
The DNA window shown above is from Quercus lobata isolate SW786 chromosome 7, ValleyOak3.0 Primary Assembly, whole genome shotgun sequence and carries:
- the LOC115952189 gene encoding amino acid transporter AVT1D-like yields the protein MVFESTRRKGMKVDEELGRDLVDEWNSDDEENQAKTIGENEDETESEATGSSPSQSDNAMDIPWPQSYRQSMDMFTSVTPPSISFLRGPSLTGVSSFLSTAYKRPQPQPLERDSSLSKPLISEDPTTPPVKLSASTYSKLSISGLPPPQEQCSFSQSVINGINILCGIGLLTTPYAIKEGGWLSLIFLVIFAVFCCYTGVLLKECLESSPGLKTYPDIGQAAFGLAGRLGIAIFLYVELYASCVEYIIMMSDNLASLFPDTYISLAGIHLESHQVFAITSTLIVLPTVWLKNLSLLSYLSGGGVVASILVALCLLWVGVVDQVGFHPSGTALDLTNLSVTIGIFGFSYAGHSVFPNIYSSMKEPSRFPSVLIVSFIFCFIMCTGVAICGFLMFGDSIESQFTLNMPSEYLASKIAVWTMVVNPLTKYALTLTPITMSIEELLPQAQLRSYSVVLLIRTILVFSTLAVALTVPFFAIVMALIGSLLAMLIALIFPCACYLKLLRGKLTKLKIASCMLVISVGLVCACVGTYSSITRLAGKIA